Part of the Streptomyces sp. NBC_01353 genome, CACCCGCTCCGGGCGCAGCGCGTCGATCGCTCCCTCGTCGTGCGTGACCATCACGATCGCGCCCGGGTACGTGCCCACTGCGGCCAGGACCTCGTCGCGCGAGGCCGGGTCCAGGTTGTTCGTGGGCTCGTCCAGGAGCAGCACGTTCGCGCCCGAGTGGACGAGGCCGGCCAGTGCGAGCCGGGTCTTCTCCCCGCCCGACAGGACCCCGGCCGGCTTCTCGGCGTCGTCGCCCCGGAACAGGAACGCCCCGAGGACCCCTCGTACCTCCGTGTCCGTCAGCTGCGGAGCCGCGGCGGCGAGGTTCTCCCGGACCGTGCGGCCCGGGTCGAGGGTCTCGTGCTCCTGCGCGAAGTACCCGACACGCAGCCCGGGACCGCGCACCACGCGCCCCGAGTCGGGCCGCTCCCGCCCGGCGAGCAGCCGCAGCAGCGTCGTCTTGCCCGCCCCGTTGAGGCCCAGCACCACGAGCCGGCTGCCCCGGTCCACGGCGAGGTCGACGCCCTCCAGGACAGGGCGGCCGGTCCCGTACGCCTTGGTCAGGGAGACCGCGCCCAGCGGCATCCGGCCGCAGGGCGCGGGCTCCGGAAGCCGGATACGGGCCACCTGGTCCGCCCGACGCGCCGGTTCGAGCCCCGACAGCAGTCGGTCGGCGCGGCGGGCCATACTCCTGGCCGTCGTCGCGGTCGCGACCCGGGACTTCATCCGCTCCGCCTGCGCGTGCAGCGCCGCCGCCTTGCGCTCGGCGTTGGCCCGCTCGCGGGTCCGGCGGCGCTCGTCGGCGTCCCGCTGGGCCAGGTACGCGGCCCAGCCGGTGTTGTGGATGTCGATCGTGGCGCGCTGCGGATCGAGGTGGAACACCCGGTTGACCGTGTCCGCCAGGAGGGAGACGTCATGGCTGATCAGCACCAGACCGCCCTGGTGCGCGGCCAGGAACCCGCGCAGCCAGCCGATCGAGTCGGCGTCGAGGTGGTTGGTCGGCTCGTCGAGCAGCAGCGTGCCCTCGCGGCCGTGTCCCGCGAACAGGATCCTGGCCAGCTCGACCCTGCGCTTCTGGCCGCCGGAGAGCGTGCCGACGGCCCGCCCCATCACCTCGGTGGGCAGCCCGAGGCCGGCGGCGACCCGCGCCGCCTCGGCCTCGGCGGCGTATCCGCCGCGGGCCTCGAACTCCGCCTCCGCGCGGGCGTACGCGGCCATCGTCCGCGCGCCGTCGGCCTCGGTGTCGGCTTCGCCGAGGGCGAGCGCCGCCGCCTGCAGGGTGCGCACGGCCCGGTCGAGTCCGCGCGCGGAGAGGATCCGGTCGGAGACGGTGACGGTCGGATCGGCGGCGCGGGAGTCCTGCGGGAGATGAGCGATCTCGCCGGTGTGGGTGACAGACCCCGCGGCCGGGCGACGCGGCCCGGCCAGCGTGTCGAGGAGGGTGGTCTTCCCGGCGCCGTTACGGCCGACCAGGCCGATCCGGTCACCGGGGGCGATGTGGAAGGAGATGTCGGACAGCAGCAGACGGGCGCCGGCGCGCACGTCGGCACCGCGAACGGTGATCATGGGGTAACGCTCCGAAAAGGCAGAAGGACACACGGGTGGCGTGGAAGCGGGTCCTTGAGCTAGGAGATTCGGGGCGTAGACATGCCGTCGAGGCTAACGGAGGGTGGGCGGACGCGCATCGGACTTTTCGTCCGGGTGAGGGGGCGCACCCGCTCGCCACTCCGAAAAGGCCAGGTCGGGCCGGACCGCACGCACGGCGGCACCCGCTCACCACTCCGGGAAGACCAGATCGAGCCGCCGCAACCGCTCCTCGTCCGTCGTGATGTCGAGGGCCGTGATCCGCTCGCCCCGGATCGTGAACGCCACCGCGCGGACAGGGCGTCCCTCGCTGAACGCGACGACCCCCGGCGCCCCGTTCACCAGCGCCGGTCTCGCCACCGCGGCGAGTCCGGCGAACGAGGAGGCTCCCTCGGCGACGGCCGGCGCGCCGTGGACCAGGCCGTTCTCGGAGTACGCCACGACATCGGGGTCCAGGACGGCGGCGAGGGCCCGCGCGTCCCGCGCGCGGGCGGCAGCGAGGAACACCTCGACGACCGTGCGCCGCCGCCCCGGCTCGGCCTCCGGCTCCGCCCCGCCCGTGCCCCGCACCCGGAGCCGCGCCCGTCCGGCGAGTCGCCCCGCCTCCTCGGGGGTACGGCCGGTGATCCGCGCGACCTCGCGCAGCGGCAGCCCGAACAGGTCGTGCAGGGCGTACGCGAGCCGCTCGTCCGGTGCCAGCGAGTCCAGTACGACGAGCAGCGCCAGCCACACGGAGTCGACACCGTCCTCCGGCCCCGGGAGCGCCTCACCCCGCCCGTACCCCTCCACCATCCGGGTCCGGAGCCTGCCCACGCACACCCGCCCGACGGCGACCTCCAGCCAGCTCCCCACCTCGCCGGGCCGCACCCGCGCCTCGCGCAGCGCCTCCTCCGCCTCGCCGTGCGATCCGAGCATCCGGAGGGCGATGGCCCGCAGCCGGTCCTGGTGGGCGTCGAACCGCCGGGCGAGAAACTCGTGGTCGTCCATGGTCGTCATCACTCCTCGTCGCTTCCGTCAGTGCGATGACGTGCACGAGAGGCAGGATGTGACGGCAGCCTGGTGGACGGCCCGCAGCCCGCGCGCGTCCGGCGCGAGCCGCACGCGGCCGCCGCGCCCGATCGGATCGATCGGATCGCATGGGGCCGTCTCACAGCAGTCGACTCGCCGAGATCCGCTCCGTCCTCGCCCTCCGCGACAGCGGCGAAGCCCCCTGCGACCACGTCACCGACCTCGTCCGTCGGCACCTCGAAGAGACCGATCGACGCATCTCCGAGCTCCGGAAGGTCCGCATCGCTCTCGGCGACCTCGCCCGGCGCGCCGCCGACACCGATCCGGCCACCTGCGCCGAGAACGACATCTGCACCATCTTCTCGGCCCAGGGGCCGGCGACGAGGCGAGGGCGCACCGAGGGGGACGCCAAGGGGCCACATCCCCGTGCTCAGCCGGCCGCGGGGCCGAACCAGCCGGACAGTCGCCCGAGCAGTTCCTTCTGATCATCACCGACCCACGCGATGTGGCCGTCCGGCCGCAGCAGTACCGCGGGCACCTCCACCTCCTCGCTGACGTCGACGACGTGATCGACCCGGTCCTCCCAGCCCGCCACCGAGAGCCGGCCGGTCTGGTCGAGCAGGAGACCGCGGCCGGTGTGCATCTGCTCGTAGAGACGGCCGTGCTTCAGCTGCACGTCGCGCATCCGCCGGCCGAGCAGGTCGTGGCCCTCGCCGAAGTCGTAGCGGACCGAGATCGCGGTGATCTTCTCGATCAGGTACCGGTTCACCTCCTCGATCTCCACCAGCTCCGCCAGCAGGCGGCGCACCGACTGGGGACCGGGCTCGGTCGACATCAGCTGGATCTGCGCGCGGGTGTTGTCCAGCACGTCGGCGGCCACCGGATGCCGTTCCGCGTGGTAGCTGTCGAGCAGCCCTGCCGGTGCCCAGCCGGCGATCTCGGCGGCCAGCTTCCAGCCGAGGTTGAACGCGTCCTGGATGCCCAGGTTGAGCCCCTGCCCGCCGGTCGGCGGGTGGATGTGCGCCGCGTCACCGGCCAGGAACACCCGGCCGACCCGGTAGCGCTCGGCCTGCCGGGTGGCATCGCCGAAGCGGGAGAGCCAGCGCGGCGAATGCGCGCCGAAGTCCGTCCCGGCGAAGGCCCGCAGCTGCACCTTGAACTCGTCCAGGGTCGGCGCCGTCGTACGGTCCTCGGCCACCCCCTCGGCGGGCACCACGACCCGGTACACCCCGTCCCCCAGCGGCATGGTGCCGAACCGCTGCTGGGTCTTGCGGACCGCGGCCACCACCTCGGCCATCTCCTCCGGCGATGTGGTCAGCTCCATCTCGCCCAGCAGCGTCTCCACCCGGGAAGGCTCACCGGGGAAGCCGACACCGAGCAGCTTGCGCACCGTGCTGCGGCCGCCGTCGCAGCCGACGACGAAGCGCGAGCGCAGCTCCTTACCGTCGGCCAGCTCGACGATCACCCCTTGGTCGTCCTGGCGCAGCCCGACCAGCTCGCAGCCGCGCCGGATCTCGGCGCCGACCTCGGTGGCATGCTCGGCCAGCAGACCCTCGGTGACCTGCTGCGGGATGGCGAGGACGTACGAATGGGCCGTGTCCAGCTGTGTCGGCCACGTCTTGCTGAGCCCGGCGAAGAAGCCGCCGGCCGTGATCTGCTGCCCGTGCGAGAGGAAGCGCTCCAGCAGACCGCGCTGGTCCATGACCTCGATGCTGCGCACGTGCAGACCCTGCGCGCGGGACTGCCGGGTCGGCTCCGCCTCCTTGTCCACCACGAGCACCTGCACACCGTGCAGCCGCAGCTCGGCGGCCAGCATCAAGCCGGTCGGTCCGCCGCCAACCACGATCACGTCCATCATGGAAACCGCCCCGTTCAAAGAATGCTCACGTACGCCGCGAACACTGCGTTCCCGCAGGTCCCGGCGTTGACCCGGAGATTCTGCGCCACGAGGGGGGCCTTGCCGCAAGGCCCCCCTCGTGCTATATGTTGAGAGTGGCAAGGAGTGGGTGAACCTCCTTGCCTTTGTCGTTTGTCTGTCATGTGTCGTCCGCTGTGGACGGACAGGCTCCTCCCGAAGCGGTGCAGCGCAGCGTGCGGCGATGCCGGTGGTCCGGGAGGTTTCCCCATGGGCCTGCGGATGCGGCCACGAATCGGATTCTTTGCTTCCGTGGATCAGTGGACATGCTTTGCATAAAACTGCGGGTCTGCGTATAGTCATGCCATCCAGGAGGAGGGTTTCGATGACGGTACGAGCAGCAGTGGCAGGCGCGAGTGGATACGCGGGTGGAGAACTCCTGCGTCTCCTCCTCACCCACCCCCAGGTGGAGATCGGCACCCTGACCGGCCACTCCAACGCCGGACAGAAGCTCGGGGCCCTCCAGCCCCACCTCCTCCCGCTCGCCGACCGCGTCCTCGCGCCGACCACCGCCGAGGAGCTGGCCGGGCACGACGTCGTCTTCCTCGCGCTGCCGCACGGCCAGTCGGCCGCGGTCGCCGAGCAGCTCGGCCCCGACGTCCTCGTCGTCGACATGGGCGCCGACTTCCGGCTGAACAACGCCGCCGACTGGGAGAAGTTCTACGAGTCCCCGCACGCCGGGACCTGGCCCTACGGCCTGCCCGAACTGCCGGGTGCCCGTGCCGCGCTGGAGGGGTCCAAGCGCATTGCGGTGCCCGGCTGCTTCCCCACCGCCGTCTCGCTCGCGCTCTTCCCCGCGTACGAGAACGGTCTCGCCGAACCCGACGCCGTGATCGTGGCCGCCAGCGGCACCTCCGGTGCGGGCAAGGCCCTCAAGCCGCACCTGCTCGGCAGCGAGGTCATGGGCTCCGTGACCCCGTACGGCGTCGGCGGCGGCCACCGGCACACCCCCGAGATGAGCCAGAACCTCAGCCCCCTGGCCGGCGAGCGGGTCACCGTCTCCTTCACGCCGACGCTCGTCCCGATGCCGCGCGGCATCCTCGCCACCTGCTCCGCGCCGGCGAAGCCCGGGGCGACGGCCGAGACGGTACGGGCCGCGTACGAGAAGGCCTTCGCGGACGAGCCGTTCGTCCACCTGCTCCCCGAGGGCCGGTGGCCGTCGACGGCGTCCGTTCAGGGTTCCAACGCCGTTCAGATCCAGGTCACGTACGACGAGACCGCGAACCGCATCATCGCGATCAGCGCCATCGACAACCTCACCAAGGGCACCGCCGGCGGCGCGGTGCAGAGCATGAACATCGCCCTCGGGCTCCCTGAGGACACCGGACTTTCCACGATTGGAGTCGCTCCGTGAGCGTCACCGCAGCGAAGGGATTCACGGCAGCGGGCATCGCCGCCGGAATCAAGGAGAACGGCAACCCGGACCTGGCCCTCGTGGTCAACAACGGGCCCCGCCGCGCCGCCGCCGGCGTCTTCACCTCCAACCGCGTCAAGGCCGCGCCCGTCCTGTGGTCCCAGCAGGTGCTGACCACCGGCGAGCTGGCGGCCGTCGTCCTCAACTCCGGCGGCGCCAACGCCTGTACGGGCCCGCAGGGCTTCCAGGACACCCACGCCACCGCCGAGAAGGTCGCGGAGCTCCTCGAGGTCGGCGCCGGCGAGGTCGCCGTCGCCTCCACCGGCCTCATCGGCCTGCTGCTCCCCATGGACAAGCTCCTCCCCGGCGTCGAGAAGGCCGTCGGCGAGCTCTCCGAGCACGGCGGCGAGAAGGCCGCCATCGCCATCAAGACCACCGACACCGTCCACAAGACCTCCGTGGTCACGAAGGAGGGCTGGACCGTCGGCGGCATGGCCAAGGGCGCGGGAATGCTCGCCCCCGGTCTCGCCACCATGCTCGTCGTGCTCACCACCGACGCCGACGTCGCCGCCAAGGACCTCGACACGGCCCTGCGGCAGTCCACCAAGGTCACCTTCGACCGGGTCGACTCCGACGGCTGCATGTCCACCAACGACACCGTCCTCCTCCTCGCCTCCGGCGCCTCGGGCATCACCCCCGCGCACGAGGAGTTCGCCGAGGCCGTGACGACCGTCTGCCAGGACCTCGCGCGTCAGCTCATCGGCGACGCCGAGGGCGCCAGCAAGGACATCCGTATCGAGGTGATCAACGCCGCGACCGAGGACGACGCCGTCGAGGTGGGCCGCTCCATCGCCCGTAACAACCTCCTCAAGTGCGCCATCCACGGCGAGGACCCCAACTGGGGCCGGGTGCTCTCCGCCATCGGCACCACGCAGGCGGCCTTCGACCCCGACCAGCTCAACGTCGCCATCAACGGCGTGTGGGTCTGCAAGAACGGCTCGGTCGGCGAGGACCGCGACCTCGTCGACATGCGCTTCCGGGAGGTCACCATCACCGCCGACCTCGCCGCCGGTGCCGAGTCCGCCGTCATCTGGGCCAACGACCTCACCGCCGACTACGTCCACGAGAACAGCGCGTACTCGTCATGAGCGACTCCACGAACCCCACCCGTAAGCACACCGCGCTCCCCAAGGCCCAGATCCTCATCGAAGCGCTGCCCTGGCTGACCCGCCACAACGGCAAGACGGTCGTCATCAAGTTCGGCGGCAACGCCATGATCGACGACGAGCTCAAGGCCGCCTTCGCCCAGGACGTCGTCTTCCTGCGCCACGCCGGCCTCAAGCCGGTCGTCGTGCACGGCGGCGGACCCCAGATCAGTGCCGCGCTGGACCGGCACGGCATCGTCAGCGAGTTCAAGGCCGGCCTGCGCGTCACCACCGAGGACGCCATGGACGTCGTACGGATGGTCCTGGCGGGCCAGGTCCAGCGCGAGCTCGTCGGGCTGCTCAACCAGCACGGTCCCTTCGCCGTCGGCATGACCGGCGAGGACGCGCACACCATCACGGCCACCAAGCACCAGCCGGTCATCGCCGGCGAACAGGTCGACATCGGCCGGGTCGGCGAGATCACCGCCATCGACACCGGCGCCATCGAGGCGCTCCTGGAGGACGGCCGGATCCCGGTCATCTCCTCCATCGCCCGCTCCGAGGACGACGGACATGTCTACAACGTCAATGCTGATACGGCGGCTGCGGCTCTCGCTGCGGCGCTGGGCGCCGAAACCCTGATGGTCCTGACCGACGTCGAGGGCCTCTACGAGGACTGGCCCCACAGCGACGAGGTCATCAGCAGGCTCACCGCGAGCCAGCTGGAGAAGCTGCTGCCCGACCTCTCCAGCGGCATGGTCCCCAAGATGGAGGGCTGCCTGCACGCCGTACGCAACGGCGTCACCACGGCCCGTGTGATCGACGGCCGCGTCCAGCACTCGATCCTGCTGGAGATCTTCACCGACTCGGGCATCGGCACGATGGTCGTGCCCGACGAGACGACGGGGGACGGGGAATGAGCAACGCGGAACTGACCCAGCGGTGGCAGGGCTCGCTGATGGACAACTACGGCACGCCCCGGCTGCCGCTCGTCCGCGGCGAGGGCGCCAAGGTCTGGGACGCCGACGGCACCGAGTACCTCGACTTCGTGGGCGGCATCGCCGTCAACGCCCTCGGCCACGCCCACCCGGCGATCATCGAGGCCGTCTCGCGGCAGGTCGCCTCGCTCGGCCATGTCTCCAACCTCTTCGTCGCCGAGCCGCCGGTCGCCCTCGCCGAGCGGCTGCTCCAGCTCTTCGGCCGGCCCGGGCGGGTCTTCTTCTGCAACTCCGGCGCCGAGGCCAACGAGGGCGCCTTCAAGATCGGCCGGCTGACCGGCAGGACCCACATGGTCGCCACCCACGGCGGCTTCCACGGCCGGACGATGGGTGCGCTCGCGCTGACCGGCCAGCCCGGCAAGCAGACCCCGTTCCTGCCGCTGCCCGGCGACGTCACGCACGTCCCGTACGGAGACGTCGACGCCCTGCGCGCCGCGGTCACCGAGGACACCGCGCTGGTGATCATCGAGCCGATGCAGGGTGAGAACGGCGTCGTCGTCCCGCCCGTCGGCTATCTCCAGGCCGCCCGCGAGATCACCCGCGCCACCGGAACCCTCCTCGTCCTCGACGAGGTCCAGACGGGCATCGGCCGGACCGGCCACTGGTTCGAGTACCAGGGCCACGACGGGGTCGACCCCGACATCGTGACTCTGGCCAAGGGCCTCGGCGGCGGGCTGCCGCTCGGCGCGACCGTCGCCTTCGGCGAGGCGGCCGAGCTGTTCAAGCCCGGCCACCACGGCACGACCTTCGGTGGAAACCCGGTCGCCTGCGCCGCCGGCCTCGCCGTGCTCGACACCCTCGCGACCGGTGGAACGCTCGACGAGGTCAAGCGGCTCGGCGAGAAGCTGCGCGGTGGAATCGAGGGTCTGAACCACCCGCTGGTCTCCCATGTCCGTGGTGCGGGCCTCCTGCTGGGTATCGTGCTCACCGAGTCCCTCGCGCCCCAGGTGCAGCAGGCGGCTCAGGACGCCGGTCTCCTGGTGAACGCGCCCGCCCCCGATGTCGTACGGCTGATGCCGGCACTGATCATCGGAGACGCGGAGGTGGACGCGTTCCTGGCAGCGCTGCCCGGTGTCCTCGACGAAGCGGTGAACGGGGAAGGATGAACCGGAGAATGAGACGACGATGACCGACGCGCAGGAATCCGAGCACCTCGGGCCGTCCGTTCCGCAGACCCGCACCGCACGCCACCGCAGGATCGTCGACATCCTCAACCGGCAGCCGGTGCGCTCGCAGAGCCAACTGGCCAAGCTCCTCGCGGACGACGGGCTGAGCGTCACCCAGGCGACGCTCTCCCGCGACCTCGACGAGCTCGGCGCGGTGAAGATCCGCAACACGGGCGGCGAGTTGATCTACGCGGTGCCCAGCGAGGGCGGCTTCCGCACTCCGCAGGCGCCGCTCGGCGAGTCCGCCAAGGAGGAGCGGATGCGGCGGCTCTCCGGCGAACTGCTGATCTCCGCCGAGGCCTCCGCGAACCTGGTGGTCCTGCGGACCCCGCCGGGGGCGGCCCAGTTCCTCGCGTCGGCCATCGACCAGGCCGAACTCCACGCGATCCTCGGCACGATCGCGGGTGACGACACGCTGCTGCTGATCTCCCGCGACCCGGCGGGCGGCCAGGCGCTGGCCGACCACCTGCTGCGGCTCGCGCAGAACGACCGCTGAGGTCACGCCGACGGGGCGCGTACCGACCGATCGACGTCGGTCCGTGCCCCGCCGGTCCTCATCGACCCGGCCGGGTGAGCGGCGGCAGGGGCAGCGGAAGCCCCGGGAGCCCGTCGATGCTGGACGCGATGTGCTCCTTCTTCGCGAAGTACTCGCTGAGCGAGGTGTCGTTCTCGCGAGCGAACCGCTTCCCGTGCAGATCGCGGTCCTCGTCGTACGCCATGAACGGCACCCCGTACCCACAGCTGTCCCGGACCAGCTCGGCGGTGACCACGACGATCGCACGCAGCCCGTGCAGGGTGACATCGATGCCCGGGAAGTGCGCCAGAAGCCCCTCCCACCGCGGGTCGTCCCGGAACACGGGCTCGCCGCGCCCATGGACGCGCACGATGTTCGGCGGCCCCTGGAAGGCGCACCACATGAGGGTGATGCGACCGTTCTCCCGCAGATGCGCGACGGTCTCGGCGGTGCTGCCGGCGAAGTCGAGGTAAGCGACGGTCAGTTCGTCGATCACGGCGAAGGAGCCGGTCAGCCCCTTGGGGGAGAGATTGACGGTGCCGTCGCCGTCGAGCGGCGCGGTGGCGGTGAAGAAGATGGGCTGGGCCTCGATGAAGGCGCGGAGCCGTCCGTCTATTCGCTCATGCGTTTTTCCCATGACGGTCATTGTCTCCCGATCGGCCGCGCGCCCTGGCGCCGGGCGGCGGCGCGCAGCAGCCCGCCGCGGATCCAGGAGTGGATCGACACCGAGAAGGCGTCGCGGTGCCGTTCCAGCAGCGTCAGCATCTCTTCGCCCTGCTCCGCGGTTCGGGGGTCGGCGTTGTACCAGGCCCGGTTGGCCGACTTCGCGGCCCGTTCGCGCAGCCGCGGGCTGGGGTCGTCCATCATGCGCAGCGCGCAGAGCAGCCGCACCGAGTCGTGGCGCTCCGACGCCACGCGCAGCGCCGCCGCCCGCTGCGGGTACGGCCGGTCCGGTGCGGCCCGCGCCAGCAGTTCCTCCTCCGGCACCCGGAGGGCATGCTCGGCCAGCGTGTGTGCGACCTCGCGGACCACGGCCGCCGACGGATCGTCGAGCAGCCGCAGCACCCCGCGCCAGTCCCCCGGCTCCAGCACCCGCAGCCCCGCCACCGCCGACGCCCGCACCCGCGCCACCGGATGGCCCGTCAGCACCCGCAGCAGGACGGTGTCCTCGTCCGTTCGCTCCTGGCACTCCGCGAGACCGACCGGCGCGTAGGGCAACGGCGCGGCCCCTCCGCACTGTCGCCGGTACCACTCCGCCGGGTTCCCACCGGCTTGCCGCACCACCCAGCGCGCGCAGGCGCGCACCGTCCCCGAGCGGTCGGCGAGGAAGCGCTCCGCCTCCCCGCCCCGTCCCGCCCGGTGCAGCGCCGTCACCGCGTCCGACCGGACGCCGGGCCACGGGGCCTTCAGCAGGGGATCGAGGAGCGTGGCGTCAGCCCCCTCGCGGACGGCGGTCAGCACGGCCCGTGCGCACTCGTCCTGCACCACCACGTCCGGGTCCGCCGCAGCGGCACGCGCGCTCCGCGCGGGAGGAAGCCGCCCGTCCGCGATCGCCCTTCGGTACGCGAAGCGGCGCGTCGGCCGGTGGGGTGCGGCGAGCAGGACGTCCAAGGTCTGCGGAGCGGCCGCCGCCACGGCCGCCTCCAGGATTTCGAGCGCTCTTGCGCCGTGCAGCCGCCGGGCCGCCGACAGAACCACACCGGCGGTGGCGGCCAGTGCCTCAGGGGGGACCGGCCGCCGCAGGCCGGCCTCCAGCACTTCCAGGGCGCGCTTCCGTACCGGTTCCACCCAGTCCGCACAGCGGACCGCCACCAGTGGCAGCACCTCGGCGAGCTGCCCCGGCGGTGTCTCGGACGCCCGCTCCAGTGCTGCTTCGCGCACCCGCCCCGAGGAATGGCAGAGCGTCAGCGCGAGCTCGGGTCCGGAGATCTCTCCCTGTCCTGTGTGGTGGGGCAACGCCAACTGCCGGTACCTGTACTCCTCGCGCACGCCCCGGTCGAACTCCAGCCACAGCGCCGGTCCGCCCGGCCCGAGCACCCGACCGGGGCTCTCGCCGCGCGCCACACGCGAGGCGACGCTCCCGCCCGGCCCGGTCGGCGCATGCCGACCGGTGTCGTCCTCGTGCTGCCGCTGATGAATGGTCATGCGACGGACCGTAGCTCCACCCCACCCCCTCCACCAGGGGTTTTCCCGTGACTAGGGGGGCGCATTGACGAATCATGCGGAGGGATGCATACTCATGCATGTCGTCGAGCGTGACCTCGCGCAACCCCTGGTCGTTCCACAGCCGCCTCCCCGGTCGTCCACCCGCCGTGGGGAAGGCGGTCGCACATCTCCACCCTTGTCCTGAGGAGCACAGCAGTGAGCAGCAACAACGGTGACGTCCGGCTCTGGGGCGGCCGCTTCGCCGACGGCCCCGCCGAGGCCCTCGCGAAGCTCTCCGCGTCGGTCCACTTCGACTGGTGTCTGGCGCCGTACGACATCGCCGGTTCCCGTGCCCACGCGCGCGTGCTCCACAAGGCCGGGCTGCTCACCGAGGACGAGCTGACGCGTATGCTCGCGGGCCTCGACCAGCTCGAAACGGACGTGGCCTCGGGCGAGTTCGTCGGCACCATCGCCGACGAGGACGTCCACACCGCCCTGGAGCGGGGCCTCCTGGAGCGTCTCGGCCCCGACCTCGGCGGCAAGCTGCGCGCCGGACGGTCCCGCAACGACCAGGTCGCCACCCTGTTCCGGATGTACCTGCGCGACCACGCCCGCATCATCGGCGGTCTCGTCGCCGACCTCCAGGACGCCCTCGTCGGCCTCGCCGAGGCGCACCCGGACGTCGCCATGCCGGGCCGGACCCACCTCCAGCACGCCCAGCCGGTGCTCTTCGCCCACCACGTCCTCGCCCACGTCCAGTCCCTCTCCCGGGACGCGGAGCGGCTGCGGCAGTGGGACACCCGGACCGCCGTCTCCCCGTACGGCTCCGGCGCCCTGGCCGGTTCCTCGCTCGGGCTCGACCCGGAGGCGGTCGCCAAGGACCTCGGCTTCGAGCGCGGCTCGGCGGGCAACTCCATCGACGGCACGGCCTCGCGCGACTTCGTCGCCGAGTTCGCCTTCATCACCGCGATGATCGGGGTCAACCTCTCCCGGATCGCGGAGGAGATCATCATCTGGAACACGAAGGAGTTCTCCTTCGTGACCCTGCACGACGCCTTCTCCACCGGCTCGTCGATCATGCCGCAGAAGAAGAACCCGGACATCGCCGAGCTGGCGCGCGGCAAGTCGGGACGCCTCATCGGCAACCTCAGCGGTCTGATGGCCACCCTCAAGGCCCTGCCGCTCGCCTACAACCGTGACCTCCAGGAGGACAAGGAGCCCGTCTTCGACTCCTGCGACCAGCTGGAGGTCCTGCTGCCCGCCTTCACCGGCATGATGGCCACGCTCACCGTCAACCGGGAGCGCATGGAGGAGCTGGCGCCGGCCGGCTTCTCGCTCGCCACCGACATCGCCGAGTGGCTGGTCAAGCAGGGCGTGCCGTTCCGGGTGGCGCACGAGGTCGCGGGCGAGTGCGTGAAGGTCGCCGAGGCCGACGGTGTCGAGCTCGACGGGCTCACCGACGACCAGTTCGCCAAGATCTCCGAGCACCTGACCCCCGAGGTC contains:
- the argB gene encoding acetylglutamate kinase, with amino-acid sequence MSDSTNPTRKHTALPKAQILIEALPWLTRHNGKTVVIKFGGNAMIDDELKAAFAQDVVFLRHAGLKPVVVHGGGPQISAALDRHGIVSEFKAGLRVTTEDAMDVVRMVLAGQVQRELVGLLNQHGPFAVGMTGEDAHTITATKHQPVIAGEQVDIGRVGEITAIDTGAIEALLEDGRIPVISSIARSEDDGHVYNVNADTAAAALAAALGAETLMVLTDVEGLYEDWPHSDEVISRLTASQLEKLLPDLSSGMVPKMEGCLHAVRNGVTTARVIDGRVQHSILLEIFTDSGIGTMVVPDETTGDGE
- a CDS encoding acetylornithine transaminase is translated as MSNAELTQRWQGSLMDNYGTPRLPLVRGEGAKVWDADGTEYLDFVGGIAVNALGHAHPAIIEAVSRQVASLGHVSNLFVAEPPVALAERLLQLFGRPGRVFFCNSGAEANEGAFKIGRLTGRTHMVATHGGFHGRTMGALALTGQPGKQTPFLPLPGDVTHVPYGDVDALRAAVTEDTALVIIEPMQGENGVVVPPVGYLQAAREITRATGTLLVLDEVQTGIGRTGHWFEYQGHDGVDPDIVTLAKGLGGGLPLGATVAFGEAAELFKPGHHGTTFGGNPVACAAGLAVLDTLATGGTLDEVKRLGEKLRGGIEGLNHPLVSHVRGAGLLLGIVLTESLAPQVQQAAQDAGLLVNAPAPDVVRLMPALIIGDAEVDAFLAALPGVLDEAVNGEG
- a CDS encoding arginine repressor, giving the protein MTDAQESEHLGPSVPQTRTARHRRIVDILNRQPVRSQSQLAKLLADDGLSVTQATLSRDLDELGAVKIRNTGGELIYAVPSEGGFRTPQAPLGESAKEERMRRLSGELLISAEASANLVVLRTPPGAAQFLASAIDQAELHAILGTIAGDDTLLLISRDPAGGQALADHLLRLAQNDR
- a CDS encoding pyridoxamine 5'-phosphate oxidase family protein is translated as MGKTHERIDGRLRAFIEAQPIFFTATAPLDGDGTVNLSPKGLTGSFAVIDELTVAYLDFAGSTAETVAHLRENGRITLMWCAFQGPPNIVRVHGRGEPVFRDDPRWEGLLAHFPGIDVTLHGLRAIVVVTAELVRDSCGYGVPFMAYDEDRDLHGKRFARENDTSLSEYFAKKEHIASSIDGLPGLPLPLPPLTRPGR
- the argH gene encoding argininosuccinate lyase, which encodes MSSNNGDVRLWGGRFADGPAEALAKLSASVHFDWCLAPYDIAGSRAHARVLHKAGLLTEDELTRMLAGLDQLETDVASGEFVGTIADEDVHTALERGLLERLGPDLGGKLRAGRSRNDQVATLFRMYLRDHARIIGGLVADLQDALVGLAEAHPDVAMPGRTHLQHAQPVLFAHHVLAHVQSLSRDAERLRQWDTRTAVSPYGSGALAGSSLGLDPEAVAKDLGFERGSAGNSIDGTASRDFVAEFAFITAMIGVNLSRIAEEIIIWNTKEFSFVTLHDAFSTGSSIMPQKKNPDIAELARGKSGRLIGNLSGLMATLKALPLAYNRDLQEDKEPVFDSCDQLEVLLPAFTGMMATLTVNRERMEELAPAGFSLATDIAEWLVKQGVPFRVAHEVAGECVKVAEADGVELDGLTDDQFAKISEHLTPEVRTVLNVPGALASRDGRGGTAPSAVAAQLLEVKADLVIQHAWATAKQ